From one Coffea eugenioides isolate CCC68of chromosome 11, Ceug_1.0, whole genome shotgun sequence genomic stretch:
- the LOC113751791 gene encoding probable galacturonosyltransferase-like 3, producing MPPDTRTTALLLLTILLLLLSSHTPSTADLPQFREAPAFRNGQHCPISTWPSNPHDPSTIHVAMTLDYSTPYLRGSIAAVFSVLQHSTCPENTFFHFLTTTRHRHFQGLNSTITSTFPYLRYHLYHFSPALVNHLISSSIRTALDQPLNYARIYLADLLPSTVNRIIYLDSDLIIIDDISKLWKINLSAHILGAPEYCHANFTNYFTPKFWSNRYVSSTFNNRATCYFNTGVMVMDLTKWRTNGCTRKLEHWMRIQKKYRIYELGSLPPFLLVFAGNVEGVEHRWNQHGLGGDNLEGLCRDLHPGPVSLLHWSGKGKPWLRLDSKKPCPLDSLWAPYDLFKHRPLISDS from the coding sequence ATGCCACCTGACACCAGAACCACCGCACTCCTCCTCCTCaccatcctcctcctcctcctcagcTCCCACACTCCCTCCACCGCAGACCTCCCGCAATTTCGGGAAGCCCCAGCATTCCGCAACGGCCAGCACTGCCCAATCTCCACATGGCCCTCCAACCCACACGACCCTTCCACCATCCACGTCGCCATGACACTTGACTACTCCACGCCATACCTCCGTGGCTCCATCGCCGCGGTCTTCTCAGTCCTCCAGCACTCCACCTGCCCAGAAAACACCTTCTTCCACTTCCTCACCACCACCCGCCACCGCCATTTCCAAGGCCTCAACTCCACCATCACCTCCACTTTCCCCTACCTCCGTTACCATCTCTACCACTTCTCCCCCGCCTTAGTCAACCACCTCATCTCCTCCTCCATCCGCACCGCCCTCGACCAACCCTTGAATTACGCCCGCATTTACCTCGCCGACCTCCTTCCCTCCACCGTCAACCGCATTATATACCTCGACTCTGACCTCATCATCATCGATGACATCTCCAAGCTCTGGAAAATCAATCTCTCCGCGCATATTCTCGGCGCCCCCGAATATTGCCACGCAAATTTCACCAACTATTTCACTCCCAAATTTTGGTCCAACAGATATGTCTCCAGCACTTTTAATAACCGTGCCACATGTTATTTCAACACAGGGGTTATGGTGATGGATTTAACGAAATGGAGAACAAATGGGTGCACGAGAAAACTGGAGCATTGGATGAGGATTCAAAAGAAGTATAGAATTTATGAGCTGGGCTCATTGCCGCCGTTTTTGTTGGTTTTCGCCGGGAATGTCGAGGGGGTTGAGCACAGATGGAATCAACATGGACTCGGGGGGGATAATCTCGAAGGTTTGTGTAGAGATTTGCATCCGGGTCCCGTTAGTTTGCTGCATTGGAGCGGAAAAGGGAAGCCGTGGTTGAGATTGGACTCGAAGAAACCTTGTCCGTTGGATAGCCTTTGGGCTCCGTACGATTTGTTTAAACATCGGCCATTGATCTCCGATAGTTGA
- the LOC113751790 gene encoding serine/threonine-protein kinase STN7, chloroplastic codes for MATVATSGVGLSGARLHAFNSSKPFSPFLGKKLKIKPISESIHPTKFNHAKSRNLLVLASGVDLMSFVNDLFVGVGVGLPCTVMECGDIIYRSTLPSSNGLTVTVPGTILALGALSYLWATPGVAPGFFDMFVLAFVERLIRPTYRKEDFVLGKKLGEGSFGVVYRASWAKKPSPKGGELVLKKATEYGAVEIWMNERLRRACASSCADFVYGFLESSSKKQAEYWLIWRFEGEATLADLMQSREFPYNVEALLLGEVNNLPKGLERENQIIQTILGRILFALDGLHSTGIVHRDIKPQNIIFSEGSRTFKIIDHGAAADLRVGINYIPKEFLLDPRYAAPEQYIMSTQTPSAPSVPVATALSPVLWQLNLPDRFDIYSAGLVFLQMAFPGLRNDNSLIQFNRQLKRCDYDLVAWRNTVEPRASNELRRGFELLDLDGGIGWELLTSMVRYKARQRVSAKEALAHPYFDREGLLAMSFMQNLRMQYYRATQKDYSEALKWVVRLMAKSGTEQDGGFTEAQLQELRDIQPKKKSSAQRNALASALKLQRKITRTLKESVDELNQRRKSVWWNRWIPREE; via the exons ATGGCTACGGTTGCCACCAGTGGGGTTGGATTAAGTGGAGCAAGACTCCATGCTTTCAACTCCAGCAAACCATTTTCTCCATTTCTTGGgaagaagctcaagattaaACCAATTTCTGAGTCAATTCATCCAACAAAGTTTAACCATGCAAAATCCAGGAATCTTCTTGTTTTAGCATCTGGGGTGGATTTAATGAGCTTTGTCAACGATCTTTTTGTTGGGGTTGGAGTTGGACTTCCATGTACGGTCATGGAGTGTGGTGATATAATTTATAGAAGTACACTTCCAAGCTCAAATGGTCTCACAGTTACGGTTCCTGGGACGATTTTAGCACTGGGTGCTTTGTCTTATTTGTGGGCTACTCCTGGTGTTGCCCCTGGTTTTTTTGATATGTTTGTGCTTGCATTTGTTGAAAGACTGATTAGACCTACCTATCGGAAG GAAGATTTTGTGCTTGGGAAGAAATTAGGTGAAGGGTCTTTTGGTGTGGTTTATAGAGCTTCATGGGCTAAAAAGCCCTCCCCAAAG GGTGGAGAGTTAGTCTTGAAAAAGGCTACTGAATATGGAGCAGTGGAGATATGGATGAATGAACGTTTGCGAAGGGCTTGTGCTAGTAGCTGTGCTGATTTTGTGTATGGCTTTCTCGAG AGTTCTTCAAAGAAACAAGCTGAATATTGGCTTATATGGCGTTTTGAAGGGGAAGCCACACTTGCTGATTTAATGCAAAGTAGGGAGTTTCCTTACAAT GTGGAAGCACTGCTTCTGGGGGAGGTTAACAACTTGCCTAAGGGTCtagaaagggaaaatcaaaTTATCCAGACTATTTTGGGACGGATCTTGTTTGCATTAGATGGCCTTCACTCAACCGGAATTGTCCACAGAGATATTAAGCCACAGAACATAATTTTCTCCGAAG GTTCTCGCACATTCAAAATCATTGATCATGGAGCTGCTGCAGATTTAAGGGTGGGCATCAATTATATTCCTAAGGAGTTTCTGTTAGATCCAAG GTATGCTGCACCTGAGCAGTATATTATGAGCACTCAAACACCCTCTGCACCTTCAGTTCCAGTTGCAACAGCACTATCTCCTGTTTTATGGCAG CTAAATTTGCCAGATCGCTTTGACATCTACAGCGCCGGGCTCGTATTTTTACAAATG GCATTCCCTGGACTACGAAACGACAATAGTCTCATACAATTTAACCGTCAGCTAAAGCGATGTGACTACGATCTGGTTGCATGGAGGAATACAGTAGAACCACGTGCAAGCAATGAGCTTAGAAGGGGTTTTGAGTTGTTAGATCTGGATGGTGGCATTGGATGGGAACTTTTAACATCAATGGTTCGGTATAAGGCACGCCAAAGAGTCAGCGCAAAAGAAGCTTTAGCTCATCCTTATTTTGATAGAGAAGGCCTATTGGCCATGTCCTTTATGCAGAACCTAAGGATGCAATATTATCGAGCGACACAAAAAGACTATAGTGAAGCTCTCAAGTGGGTTGTTCGGCTGATGGCAAAGTCAGGAACAGAGCAGGACGGTGGCTTCACTGAAGCACAGCTTCAGGAGCTCAGG GATATACAACCTAAAAAGAAGTCGAGTGCGCAAAGGAATGCTCTTGCATCAGCTCTCAAGCTGCAGAGAAAAATCACAAGGACATTAAAGGAGAGTGTTGATGAACTTAATCAAAGGCGAAAGAGCGTATGGTGGAATCGGTGGATCCCAAGAGAGGAATGA